One Calditrichota bacterium genomic window, GTCAGAGGCTCCTCTTTGCCAAGGACGGTCAAGGGCGATTCTACAGCCCGCGGATCGGCTTCACGAACATTATCGTCTGGGAGCAAAAAGCCGGGTATCAATTACAGTTAAGCGATCCTGACACCTTACGCTACGAGAACGACCTGATCGATTACAGGGTGCCGATTTCACTTGTCGAAGGCTGGCAAATCGTCGCCTATTTTCCGGAATTTCCGCTATCTGCACCAGCCGCCTGTCAAAGTCTGATCGCCGACGATGCCTTGCACGTCATAAAGGACGACCGGGGGCGGTTCTTCTTGCCGGAATTCGATTTCAGCAATATGCCGGCAATGCGCCCGGGACGCGGATATCACATCCGCCTCCATCACGATTCTGAGTTGATCTATCCGCGCTTCAGACCGGCCTCTGATGGCAATGAAGACTACGACCCACGCTTCAGTGAGACCATAACCGTTTCAGGCGAACGCAGCATGAGCGTACTGCTGATTGGGGGCGAGGGAGAAGTCGATGGCAGCGAGGTCAGACTTGAGAGTCAGCGCGGCGAGGTGTTGGCAACAGGCTGTCTTTCAGATGGCATGTGCGGGCTGGTGGTATGGGACAGACCGGAAGGAGAGCCTATTGAGGTTAGCCTTCTATCCGGCGTTAGGAACCGTGAGCGGCCGAGATGGGAAAGAAAGACCGCTGAAGTTGAACTGGTGGAAGGTGAACTGAAGTATCAAGCCGACGGCGTTGTCGTAGCGCGGTTGAAAATTCTGGCCGATCATTCAGGAAATCGACCTTCCCAAGCAGTTGTCGTCATACCTCAACCGTTCAATGACCGGGTTCGAATATCCTTTGGAGCGGCGCCTTTATCAACGGTCAATGTGTCGCTTCACAATCTCGCCGGACAGCAACTGGTATCACTGCTTGTTTCGACCGGGACGACCGGGTTGGTAAACGCCAGTCTAAGCGCCAACGATCTACCTTCCGGCATCTACATCCTCGCCCTCGAAGGCGCAGGTCTATCCTACCGCAAGAGGCTTGTTCATTTACGGTAAAAGAGCCGCCGGGCGTTTCCGGCGGTCAATTGCTCCGACGCCTCAGCATCCAGTCCGATCAGTTCTCCAAGATATCCGGCGGTGAATTTCACAAATGCCGGTTCGTTGCGTCGTCCCCGCTTCGGAACCGGCGTTAGATAGGGGGCATCGGTTTCAACGAGTAGCCTCTCGCGAGGCACCCCGGTTGCGACTTGACCAAGATAGCCTTTCGGGTAGGTAAGGTTACCCGCAAAGGAGATGTAGAACCCGCGCAGAACGGCCGCTTCCATAAGTGCCAGGTCGCCGCTGAAACAGTGCATGACTCCGCCTTCCCGAAACCCCATCTCATCGATTGCTTTGATGATATCCACTCCAGCCAGGCGGTTATGGATGACGACCGGCTTTTGGTGCTCGCGAGCCAACTCGAGCATGTTCCGAAACAGACCTTGCTGAGCGTCCCTAAGGTCAAGTCCCTCCTTATAGTCGAGACCTATCTCACCAACCGCCAGGCATGCCGGATCACTCAGCATTTCGCCTATAACTTTCAGATCATCATCGGAAAAGTCGGCAGCCGAATGGGGATGGATGCCCGCAGTGAAGGGCAGTTCGTAGCGGTGGGCAATCTCTGCCGCAGTAAGAGCATCGTCGGCATCGAGTGCGATCACCAGGATATCGCTCACTCCCGCGTCGCGAGCGCGTTCAATGACCTCTGGAAGGTCGGGCTTGAACTCCTCGGCGGTCAGGTGGCAATGTGTATCGAAACAACTCGAACTCATTGAGATTCGACTTCAACCGCTTCGACGGATTCCGTCACCTTCAATTGTGATCCGTTATAGACTGGAACGACTCCCCAGGTCTTCTGAACGATCTCCCGCTGTTCACGAATCGCATCCATCACCTTGCCGGCGATGATGCGCCAGGTTGCCGGGCTGTTATCCATCTTGAGTTCCGTATCGAATCGGATCGGCTCCCCGATAGCGACGTAAATCTGACGACCGATGCGCGGCACGCCTTTGCCGATGGGAAGAACATGCTCAAGACCCTGGTGATACATCGGTACGACCGGCGCGCCGGACTCATAGACGATTCTCCCAATGCCGGCTTTGACCGGCCCGATGTCGCCGTTGCGGGTCCGGGTTCCTTCCGGGTAGATGTGGAGTATCCCACCTTCACGCACCGCCGCAATGAGGCGATCGACGCCCTCCTGCTGCAGACCCTTGCCTCTCAGCACCGGGATCGACTTCGTCATCCGCATGAACCAGGAGATCAGGCGATATTTATAGAAGTTCCGCTCCTCCGGAGCATGGTAGGGGAAGTAGCGATAGGGCCTAAGGAAATAGGGACCGAAGACAATTGGCCCCAGAAAGAGGTCATCAAGCAGGCTTATATGATTCGACATCAGAAAGTAAGGCCCGTCGAGGCGTTTAATACGGTCGATTCCGATTAGCCGGGTGCGATTCAAGATCCGCATCAGGAAGTGAATCGCCGGGTAGATAAGGCCGTTGATAAGAAGCCACGACTTTACCTTAAAGAGAAGCGAAGGATGGCGCGGTGGGAAGTTTCGCCCGTTCCCGATATCGTTCATTCGTCCGGTGAGTTGCTGGAATGATTGACTCTATAGAAAACCTACAAATATACGATTCATCACCTTGAGGGTGTTGTGTCATTGGTCTCTAACCTTGCAGGTGGTTGCATTTTCCTGCTCGAACGACCGGCCTGTTGCTGCCCGACCTCTGTTCACTCCTGAAGCGCGATGACTGCAAGCAGGTTGTTACCCGCATGCAGCGCAACTGCCGGATAGATCGAACTGCACCTTATTGTCAGATAACCTGCAATGAGCCCCAACAACACCAGTTGCCCGTATTGCCATGGCGTCGGGTGGAATAGTGCGAAGACGATCGCTGAGATCGCCACCGCACCGGTTGGCAAAAGACGTGTCTTCAGATGCTGCAACAGCAGTCCGCGAAAAATCATCTCTTCGACGACTGGCGCGACAATGACGATGCGCATAACGACCCCGAAACCATCCTGGATGCTTCCGATCTGCACTGAACTGCTCAACAGTCTGGCAAACTCATCCGGGGGTGATAAGAGCGAGACCATCATACGATCGATCAGTGCGATCAACACAACGCTGCCCGCTAACACTGTCACAAGTATAACCTTCCGCATACCCTTTGTCGGACCGAGCCCGAAGGAACTCACCGGCTCAAGTCCCCGGATGCGAACCCATGTGTAGCCGGCAAGAAGCGCTATTCCCGTCGTCAGGATCGCGCCATTGGGGCTGCTTCGCGTCAGCAGCGGCCCTGCGAAGAGGTAGATGACTGCCAGCATCCAAAGGAGCAGCCCGGTTTCCAGATAGAAAGCCGCCTGTTTCATTTTAGTCTCAATTCTCGTCGTTTTCAATTGGGTTCACCGGGAGTTGACAATACCTGCTCTTAACATTGTGATTCCCGTTCATGTGTCTTAAATTGCAACCGATGGATGACCAACTGCAATTGCCGCCGGAGCGTATCTCTAATGAGGAGGAAGATCCGCTCAATCCCGATGCCGACCTGATCGAACGAAGTCAGGCCGGGGACGATGCGGCCTTCCAAGTGTTGGTGGAACGTTATAGGTCCCGGGTCGGAAGCATCGCCTATCAGGTGCTCGGCAACTACGAAGACGCGCGCGATGTGGCGCAAGAGGTCTTCATCAAGTTATATCGCGGCATCGGCAGTTTCGACCCGCATAAGAAGTTCTTCACCTGGCTCTACCGGCTTACCGTAAACGCCTCCATCGACTATCTTCGTGCCAAGCGCCGTCGCTCGTATGAGAGTTCGATCGACGAGCGCCCCGAACAGTATTTCAACATCCCTTCGGCTGACAGCGACCTTGCGAGCCACGACATCGAACGTCGTGAACTTCGCCAGTTGTTCATCGACCTCGCGGCGAAACTGAATCCCAAGCAGCGGGCGGTCTTCGTCCTCTGTGACTTGCAGGGGTTCACCGCCGATGAAGTGGCCGAGATTCTGAACTGTCCGAAGGTAACCCTTAGGTGGTATTTGCACGAAGCGCGACGGCGCATACGCATCGCCATTGCGCGCGACCACCCGGAGTATTGGAGAGGCAAACCGAAATGATCTGTCTTTGGGTTCGACGCAAGATGTTGACGATGTCGGGACGGGCGCTGGCCCGGCCAGCATCGGCATGGATCCGAATACACCTCGAACGCTGCCCCGGCTGCGAAGCCGAGCGGCGCGCCTGGCTGGCGCTCGACCACGACTTGAAAGTGGCTTCATCACCTTCGCACCCACCGGTGATAGACCTCGATCGCGTCAAGACCGGGCATCGCACACTGGCCTCGACAGGCTCGCTGCGCCGGTGGCTCGACTGGATTCTGATCCCTGAGATGACCTTGCGCTGGGGAACGGTGGTCGTTGCCCTGCTCGCAATCGGACTCGGCGCAACACAGTTTGGTGGTCGAGGCTCAAGCGCGGCAACAGGCGCATTTCCCAACGATGTTGTGCTCTATCCCGATGCCGTCTTGATCCGCGAGCACCCCGACACCGGGATCCGGCTGACCCCCGGAGCCGTCAGTTTTCGCCCCGACTTTCGTAGTTCAGATGCGGGTGATTCGCAATCGACTGGGGCGTCGATTTGATTCGACGTAGTTCAATGAACCGGTCAATAGCCGCTCTTTCCGCACTGGTGGGAGTAAGTCTGTTGATTGCCGGCTGCACTGCGCGGGATCCCATGACGACGCTCCAGGACGGCGTTAGGAGCGCGATCGACGCAGCCCGGTCGGGATCGGTTTCGATCGAGGTTTCGCTCGTCGATTCGGTGGCTGAAAGTGAAGGTGAAGCTAAAAGGCTCGGTGCCGGAGTGGTCATCGACCCGTCGGGCACAATCGTCACCACCCAGAACACCGTCGAGGGGGGACGTTCGTTCGTAGTGATCTTCCTCGATGGCTGCCGGTATCGAGGGCAACCGACAGGAATCGACCGCGAGACAAACCTCGCCTTCTTAGCGACTGCACAGCATGAGCACGGCTGTTACCCCGTCA contains:
- a CDS encoding TatD family deoxyribonuclease, giving the protein MSSSCFDTHCHLTAEEFKPDLPEVIERARDAGVSDILVIALDADDALTAAEIAHRYELPFTAGIHPHSAADFSDDDLKVIGEMLSDPACLAVGEIGLDYKEGLDLRDAQQGLFRNMLELAREHQKPVVIHNRLAGVDIIKAIDEMGFREGGVMHCFSGDLALMEAAVLRGFYISFAGNLTYPKGYLGQVATGVPRERLLVETDAPYLTPVPKRGRRNEPAFVKFTAGYLGELIGLDAEASEQLTAGNARRLFYRK
- a CDS encoding 1-acyl-sn-glycerol-3-phosphate acyltransferase, producing the protein MNDIGNGRNFPPRHPSLLFKVKSWLLINGLIYPAIHFLMRILNRTRLIGIDRIKRLDGPYFLMSNHISLLDDLFLGPIVFGPYFLRPYRYFPYHAPEERNFYKYRLISWFMRMTKSIPVLRGKGLQQEGVDRLIAAVREGGILHIYPEGTRTRNGDIGPVKAGIGRIVYESGAPVVPMYHQGLEHVLPIGKGVPRIGRQIYVAIGEPIRFDTELKMDNSPATWRIIAGKVMDAIREQREIVQKTWGVVPVYNGSQLKVTESVEAVEVESQ
- a CDS encoding CPBP family intramembrane metalloprotease, translated to MKQAAFYLETGLLLWMLAVIYLFAGPLLTRSSPNGAILTTGIALLAGYTWVRIRGLEPVSSFGLGPTKGMRKVILVTVLAGSVVLIALIDRMMVSLLSPPDEFARLLSSSVQIGSIQDGFGVVMRIVIVAPVVEEMIFRGLLLQHLKTRLLPTGAVAISAIVFALFHPTPWQYGQLVLLGLIAGYLTIRCSSIYPAVALHAGNNLLAVIALQE
- a CDS encoding sigma-70 family RNA polymerase sigma factor, translated to MCLKLQPMDDQLQLPPERISNEEEDPLNPDADLIERSQAGDDAAFQVLVERYRSRVGSIAYQVLGNYEDARDVAQEVFIKLYRGIGSFDPHKKFFTWLYRLTVNASIDYLRAKRRRSYESSIDERPEQYFNIPSADSDLASHDIERRELRQLFIDLAAKLNPKQRAVFVLCDLQGFTADEVAEILNCPKVTLRWYLHEARRRIRIAIARDHPEYWRGKPK